TGGAAAATTATGGATTTATTACGTCTCAGCAATATGACTCCTTAAGGCAATTGCCTATTGATATGTCAAAATTCAGAATACAGGACCATAATGTTGGCATGGCAACTTATTTCAGAGAATATCTTAAAACATTGCTAACAAAGAAAAAGCCCGTAGAAAGCGATTATGCTGACCTTAAAAGATATAAAGAAGAACTTGACCAATGGGAAAACAATCCTATATACGGATGGTGCAATAAAAAGCTTAAAGCAGATGGTACACCTTATAATATTTTTAAAGACGGATTAAAAATTTACACCACAATAAATTCTAAAATGCAGCGATATGCCGAGGAGGCCATAAAAGAACATCTCGGGAATGAGCTCCAGAGCGAGTTCTATCGCCATTGGAAAGGTGTAAAAAGGGCACCTTATGACTGGAGGCTCAGTGATGCTCAAATCGAAAAATTAATCATGCAAGGTGTGTATCGTTCTGAACGCTATCAGGGTTTAAAAAAAGAAAATTATTCCGAAGAAGAAATTATCAAGATTTTTAACACTCCTGCGCACATGAGAGTATTTGTTTGGGGCGGAGAAAAAGATACGGTAATGACACCTCTTGATTCAGTAAAATATTATAAATGGTTTTTGCTGGCAGGACTAATGTCAATGGAACCTCAAACAGGTTATGTGAGAGCTTACGTGGGTGGAATAAACAGCAAATATTTCCAGTATGACCATGTATGCCTGGCAAAACGACAGGTAGGCTCCACCTTTAAACCTTTTGTTTATACTGTCGCCATGCAGGAAGGGGAGTTTTCTCCTTGCACAAAAGTGCCCAATGTGCCTATTACTTTTGAGTTGCCCAATGGCGATAAATGGGAGCCAAAAAATTCAAGTGATTACAAGGAAGGAGAGATGATAGCTCTTAAAGAAGCTTTGGCAAATTCTGTGAACTGGATATCTGCTTTTCTGATTAAACGGTATTCTCCCGGCCCTGTAATTAAAGTTGCCAGAAAAATGGGAATTAAGAGCGATATTCCTGAAGTTTATGCAATATGCTTAGGAACTCCCGACCTTACACTGTATGAAATGGTGGGTGCTGTAAATACCTATGCTAATGAAGGAGTTTATATTGAACCGATTTTTGTTACACGTATCGAAGATAAATACGGTAACACTCTGGATAATTTTATTTCCAAAACTCAGGAAGCTATGAGCGAAGAAACAGCGTATCTTATGATAAATTTGCTGCAAGGGGTAGTGGAAAGCGGTACAGGTTCACGATTAAGGGGGCGATATCAACTTACTAATCAAATAGCCGGAAAAACTGGAACGACAGATAATAATTCTGACGGGTGGTTTATGGGTATTGTTCCAAATCTTACTACTGGAGTTTGGGTGGGATGTGAAGACCGCAGTGTGCATTTTCGCAGCACAGCCTTAGGTCAGGGAGCGAATATGTCCCTGCCAATTTGGGCTCTTTATATGAAAAAAGTGTATGCTGATAAAACCTTAAATGTTAAAACTGATGACCGTTTTAGCAAACCGTCAATAAAATTAAGCGTGGAAATTGATTGCGGTAAATATTATCAAAGTAATACTCCGCTTAATTTCGATAATAAAAACTTCTAAGTTTTTTTCAACACTTTAATATATTTTGTTAATAAAACAAAATGTTATTTTATCCCAAGATACGCAATAGGAAACGTAGTGAACTATTGAGTAGCGCGCAGGATTGTGCCCTGAATCTGGGTGGCTCCGACTTAGTAAATGCTCCTGACAATTTTTATATAAAGTCTATTAAGTAATGGTATAAGGTAATAAGAAAAATTCAGTAAAAAGCACTTTTACTTGTTATTTCTTTTACGTAAACCGTATATTGTTCTGAAGTGATACCCATAAATGGATAATGTAATTGCGTCAACTAAAGATGAAGGCCGCCTGAATAATGTCCAGAACATGAATTTCCAGAAATCTCTGCGTCCCTTGTTGATAATGCCAATAATCAACACAGATTTTATAAAAGCTATTAACGAATGAAAATCAAATTTCACAGGGTTAACAACGACAGGTTTATAATTGAGCAAAAGTTTCCTTATCCTTTTGTAATAAGGCTTTGTGTTGTATATATTCCGGATTATTCTTTTGTATCCTGCAATCAGTTCCTGATAATTCATCCGCGGAATGAAGTTCATAGACATATCGGTATTATTGCCCGAAGAGTTTTCTTTCGTTAACCTTTTTTCTCTTATCATACGTTTGTAAAGTTGTGTGTTCTTTGGGGCAC
This region of Bacteroidales bacterium genomic DNA includes:
- a CDS encoding penicillin-binding protein; its protein translation is MPGKSTKNESKKYIKFLWIIYASFFGLIVLLFTTISLGLLGFMPTFEELENPRSNLASEIYSSDQALLGKYYIENRSNIHFEDLSPNIINALIATEDARFTEHAGVDIRSVFRVVFKTIIGRKSTSGGGSTITQQLAKNLFPRDDNQGKIKMFITKFKEWITAIKLEHNYTKEEIIAMYLNTVDFGNQSYGIKSAARTYFNKTTDSLNIQEAALLIGVLKAPTKYSPTRNPENAKKRREVVLKQMENYGFITSQQYDSLRQLPIDMSKFRIQDHNVGMATYFREYLKTLLTKKKPVESDYADLKRYKEELDQWENNPIYGWCNKKLKADGTPYNIFKDGLKIYTTINSKMQRYAEEAIKEHLGNELQSEFYRHWKGVKRAPYDWRLSDAQIEKLIMQGVYRSERYQGLKKENYSEEEIIKIFNTPAHMRVFVWGGEKDTVMTPLDSVKYYKWFLLAGLMSMEPQTGYVRAYVGGINSKYFQYDHVCLAKRQVGSTFKPFVYTVAMQEGEFSPCTKVPNVPITFELPNGDKWEPKNSSDYKEGEMIALKEALANSVNWISAFLIKRYSPGPVIKVARKMGIKSDIPEVYAICLGTPDLTLYEMVGAVNTYANEGVYIEPIFVTRIEDKYGNTLDNFISKTQEAMSEETAYLMINLLQGVVESGTGSRLRGRYQLTNQIAGKTGTTDNNSDGWFMGIVPNLTTGVWVGCEDRSVHFRSTALGQGANMSLPIWALYMKKVYADKTLNVKTDDRFSKPSIKLSVEIDCGKYYQSNTPLNFDNKNF